Below is a genomic region from Granulicella sp. L56.
GAAGAGTTGCAAAGCCGCATCCAGGCAGCGTTCGGATAGCTGTAGCTCGTGCAGTCATTCGTTGGACAAAAATTCTGGGAAGAATATCTGAAGAAGAAAGAGGAAAGAAACCATGTCACTTCGTATTAATGATGAAGCTCCGAATTTCACTGCTGAGACCACACAAGGCACAATCAATTTTCACGAATGGATCGGCGACGGTTGGGCCGTTTTGTTCTCACACCCCAAGGACTTCACTCCTGTCTGCACCACTGAACTGGGCAGCATGGCGGGCCTCGAAGGCGAGTTCCAGAAGCGCGGCGTCAAGATCCTCGGCCTGAGCGTGGACCCCGTGGAGAACCATGCGAAGTGGGCTATCGACATCGAAGAGACCCAGGGCCACAAGGTGAACTACCCGATGATCGGCGACCCTGAACTGAAGGTGGCAAAGCTTTACAACATGCTTCCGGCTGATGCCGGCAACACCTCAGAAGGCCGCACCCCTGCCAACAATGCAGCCGTGCGCACAGTCTTTGTGATTGGGCCCGACAAGAAGATCAAGCTGCAGCTCATCTATCCGATGAGCACGGGCCGCAACTTCTACGAGATCCTCCGCGTTATCGATTCGATCCAGTTGACCACGAACCACAAGGTCTCCACGCCTGCCAACTGGAAAGTCGGCGAAGACGTGATTCTTGCCGGTACGGTATCGGACGAAGAAGGCAAGAAGCTGTATCCCGATAGCTTCAAGAAGATCAACTCGTACATTCGCACTGTTGCCCAGCCTAAATAAGCTGAGTGCGGTTTTAGTTTGTAAACTGAAAAAGCCGCCACGTAATCAGATTGCGTGGCGGCAAGCGGTATGAGTGAAAGTGAGCAACGATGGCCGAATCACGCATCCCGCGCATTATGGAGCCGGCACCGGACTTTGAAGCCAAGAGCACGCATGGGCTCATCCGCCTGAGTGATTACACATCTCGGGGTAAGTGGGTGCTATTGTTCTCTCACCCCGCGGACTTCACGCCGGTTTGCTCGACAGAGTTTATCGAGTTCGCACGCAGCTACGACGACTTCGAGAAGATCAATGTGCAACTGATCGGCGTCTCAATCGATTCCGTGTTTTCACACATCGCCTGGGTGCGCGATCTCGAGCAGATTGGCGGCATTCAGGTAAAGTTTCCCGTCATCGCAGACCTCGACCAGAAGGTCTCGTCGGCCTATGGCCTGGTGCACGAGGCCGCGGCAGACACTGCAACGGTTCGCGGAGTATTTGCCATCGACCCTAAGGGCACCGTTCGCGCGCTGATCTATTACCCCATGCAGCTTGGACGAAACATCGACGAACTCTTCCGCGTATTTCAGGCGCTACAAACCGCCGATGCGAATGGGGTATCGTGTCCGGCGAACTGGCGTCCCGGTCAGCCGGTGATCGTCGCGGCTCCTGCAACGGTAGAGGACGCCGCCAAACGGACCAGCGGCGCTGGCACCGGGCTGAATGTACAAAGCTGGTATCTTTCAAAGAAAGATCTGCCCATCGCAAAGTGATTAAAATGGGTAAGATGAAGACAGGAATTCCGGCCCACTCTTTATTAGAGTCCTAAAAGAGAAAACTGGATCTCGTGTCGAGCCTGATGTCGAGGCTGGCAACGATGAGCACCGATGGCGAAGTGGTTAACGCGCTGGTCTGCAAAACCAGTACTCATGGGTTCAAATCCCATTCGGTGCTCCACAAAAATCAAGAATTCATCCGCCCGAAGCTGGGGCGGATTCGCTATCTATGAGGGTGTTGCTATTTGGCGATACAGGCGAAGCCCCGCTAAGAACAGCCGATATTGAGGGTGGGGATCAACGAGTGGAACCATAACTGAGGCATATTCCATCAGGTCAAAGGAATTGATCTTTGATTTTATTGACAAATAATATTTTTCTTAGGTAGAATTCGCCAAAAGTTCATGACAAGCTCCAACCTCGATTTCAATCTCACATGCTTTGAGTTCGGCACTTTAGCCGTAACGTTTCCATAACAATGAGCGGTTCGAGCGGATGTCGTCGGAGAGATTCGAGAATGCCTTCGTATACCCGGAAATGAAAATGAACCTGACAAATATTGGCCGCTACTACCGGCCCGAGCTGGACGTTCTGCGTTTTCTCGCCTTTCTCAGCGTTTTCATTGTGCATCGCATGGACCACTTGCCCATTAATCCAGCGCAGCACTTCTGGCTATACAACATCTGCCTTCTTGGCAACTTTGGCGTACCCGTCTTCTTCCTGCTCAGTGCATTCCTCATCACCGAGTTGCTCATGCGCGAGGACGATCGTCTTGGAACGATCCATATCGGATCGTTTTACATGCGTCGCATCCTCAGAATATGGCCCTTATATTTCGGAGTATTCTACGGCCTTGTTTTACTCTCGCATTTCATCCCCCACATCGGCCCCAAGGACCCTCTCTCGTGGTTGGCATTCACTCTGTTTGCGGGAAACTGGTACATCTGCAGCCATGGCTGGATCAATGCCTTCCCCGTCAATCCTCTCTGGAGCGTCTCCGTGGAAGAGCAGTTTTACATCGTAATCCCGCTTATTGCTCTCTGTGGCCGCCGGTTTGGTCTGAAGATCGTCTCGTACATCCTCATAGCTATCTCCTATGCGGTAGTCACCTGGTATGCCTCGAAGGGCTGGCACGGCTTCAGCAGTCAATGGACGAACAGCTTTGTTCAATTCCAGTTCTTCTCTGCGGGAACGCTGCTTTCTCTCTTCCTTAAAGGCCGTTCCCCTCGATGGAGTGTGCCCGTACGTTTGCTCAATATTTTGATAGGAATCGCCTGCCTCCTCATCGCGTCCTTATACTTCGGCGTACAGGCCGACATACCCAGTTCTACCGTGCTGCAAGCGCCTATCGGATGGGCGCTGGTGCTTGTTGGAACCATCTTATTTTTCCTCAGCCTGCTCGGAACGCCCGGCCGATATCTTCCAAAGCCAATCATCTATCTCGGGCGCATTTCTTATGGCCTGTATCTTTTTCACGAACTCGTTTATACCCTTATCTTTCATACATGGAACGCACAGCTCACTCGCCTGAGCGAATTTCTGCACCTTGGCCAGTGGCGAGGAGGAGTGGGAACTGCCATTGCCTTCGGCGCGGTCGTTCTTATAGCTCACCTCTCGTATCAACTCTATGAGCGTCCATTTCTGCGGCTCAAAAAGCGCTTCACGTTTGTGCCTTCACGAGATTGAGTGTGCCGTACTCAGAACTCAATGTTGTGAATGTGGAACTGTCCTAAGCGAACAGGAAGATCCACGTTCAAAATCGGCTTGACGATGAAACTTCAGAATGCTTCAATTGCTTTGATTTAAATGTTTAAATTAATCAGCCCGCTTGTGAGCTAACCATCAAAACCTTTTTTGATCAGTAGCGCTTCGGAGAAAGCTAACCAAATGCAATCAAGCATGCGAACTGCAATCGTCCTGTCTTCTCTGGCCCTTTCGACGCTTCAACTTCGCGCCGGGAATCGGCTCGAAGCGACTGGTGGCGCGATACGATTTGAAGTCGATACAACGAATTCCGCTCAGAATGAGGCTGTCTCCATCAAGGAGGATGGAGCCTGGGTGCCTGCGCTGTCATCGACCGCATCGCCAACCCGAGTCATATCGGAAGGAACCCCGGATGTCGTTCATTCCTGCACAATCGAAGCGGTATCCTCCATCCCTGAAGGATTGGCTCTACAAGAAGACTGTTCCGTTGGCGTCCTGGAAGAGAGGGTGTTTCTTACCTCTGAACCTGATGTTCTCACGGTAGAGGCAAGGTTCGCCCCCAAAGCGGGCATAAAGATCCGTTCCGTTGAAGATCGCTACAACTTCGCGCCAGGCAGGCGTGCATCGAGCTCACCGACCTCTGGCCCGGTCGACTTCGTCTGGAGCCAGAACATTAAGAATGAGGCGGATGACATCGTTCCGAACTGGGCGTTCAAATCTCCCGTAGTCATGCTTCAACAAGGAAAGATCTTCGCCGCTCTCATGCCTGAATTGAGTGACAGGCGGAGCGATCCGCTCGCTCTTGACCTCGATGTGACCTCAGAGAAGCTCCCCTGGCTCTCCTATGGAGCCGTGGCTTCTCAGCCATATGGGCATAGCTACTTCCGGCGTGCCCCCGATGCTGGACCTCGAGTTGTCGCAGGCCTGATTGAATATCGGTACTCCATCGTCGCGTCTGAGCAGCCCTACAAGCTTGGCTATCGCAGAGTTGTACGTCGCCTCTGGTCCCACGAAGGGCACAAAGAACTTCTGCAATCGAACGACCTACAGCAGAACGTCACGCGCCCTGAACTGGTGACCTTCGATGACTGGCGAACGGATACGTGGGTGCGCTATGCAAATGCAATGTATCGCGGATTCGATTGCGGCAATCAACGCTGCGGCACATTGGTCAGCAATAGAAATCCAGAGGGGGAATGGGACAAACCGGCTCCGGATGCCTGGTTCAATGCATGGTTTCAGACCCTGCGGAGTGCATACGGATGGTATCTCTATGGCCAACGCACGAATAATAAAGATATCGAAGGCAAAGCTGAGAGCATTCTCAATCTTGCGCTAAAAAGTCCGCAGAATCATGGTGCCTTTCCAACCGTCTACATACTGAGCGAGAAGCGTTGGATTCGCGATGATGGATGGGCTGGCTATGCCGATAATTACCATACCTTTTGCATGTCGTGGACTGCTTATTGGATGCTGGAATGGGGCAAGAATCTAACTCCAGATCGAGAAAAAGAGATCCTCGCATTTGTACGCCCCTATGGCGATTTCCTCGTCAAGCAGCAACTCGCCAGCGGTGTCATTCCTTCCTGGTACGACAAGGACCTTACTCCAAGAAGCGAGTTTCGCGACTTCAATGCGGAGACGGCCGCATCGGCGCTACTCCTTGCCTCGCTCGGTCAGGCAACGGGAGACCGTACCTATATCAATGCAGCGGAACGGGCAATGAACTTTATTACAAAAGAAGTGCTGCCCCGAGAGCGCTGGTTCGATTTCGAGACGTTCAAATCCTGCGCTCGTAAGCCATTCGACTTCTACGACGCGTGGACTGCACAGTATCCGCAAAATAATCTTGCGACCATTCAGGCAGCGAAGGCCTATCTTGAACTGTATAAGGTGACGAAGAACCGCGAGTATCTCGAACAAGGAACGCAGGTACTGGACTACCTCTTGCTGACGCAGCAGGTATGGAATAATCCAGCATTCTCGCCTAAGGTGGTTGGCGGATTTACCACGCAAAACACCGACGCGGAGTGGAGCGACGCCCGTCAGGGTTATGCCGCTGTGTTGCTATGGGATTATTACAAGGCGACAGACCACCAGGAATATCTGGAGCGCGCTGTAGCCGCAGCCCGTTCTACCTTTGCAGTCGCGCCATGGGAGAATTGGGCACACACCGGCTACCTCGATGAGGAGGGCTCGCTTACAGGATTTCACTGGGGACCTGGAAGCGCCCTGACCTCCGTGGAGATCATGTCACCCACTTTGGGAGACGCGTTCATCAATTTAGCAGAGAAGGAAGGTGTTGGCTTCAACGCTTGCTCGTTGCGCAATGTAACTGTGAACGGCCATTCGATATCCTTTGATCTGGAGACCTTTCCGTCCTCACGCTCGATCAGGGTCCGATTTTCTGGAGTTGACCCGCACGTCAGATATCAAATTACCTGGAACGGGAATCACTCGAGCATGGTCGATGGCGAAACCTTAGCTCGGGATGGCTACGTCGTACGTCAATAGTCTCCAGCAGCGACCCATGCGACTGCCTCTTTCGATACATCCAGTGAAAGAAGCCCGCATGAGTAATTACTTCTAGCGAGAGCCGCTCCCATTACCAGGGCCACCCACCATCTGTAATGCCGGGATTCGCTGATCTATAGGAGGCAATGCAGGAA
It encodes:
- a CDS encoding acyltransferase, which codes for MNLTNIGRYYRPELDVLRFLAFLSVFIVHRMDHLPINPAQHFWLYNICLLGNFGVPVFFLLSAFLITELLMREDDRLGTIHIGSFYMRRILRIWPLYFGVFYGLVLLSHFIPHIGPKDPLSWLAFTLFAGNWYICSHGWINAFPVNPLWSVSVEEQFYIVIPLIALCGRRFGLKIVSYILIAISYAVVTWYASKGWHGFSSQWTNSFVQFQFFSAGTLLSLFLKGRSPRWSVPVRLLNILIGIACLLIASLYFGVQADIPSSTVLQAPIGWALVLVGTILFFLSLLGTPGRYLPKPIIYLGRISYGLYLFHELVYTLIFHTWNAQLTRLSEFLHLGQWRGGVGTAIAFGAVVLIAHLSYQLYERPFLRLKKRFTFVPSRD
- a CDS encoding peroxiredoxin; translation: MSLRINDEAPNFTAETTQGTINFHEWIGDGWAVLFSHPKDFTPVCTTELGSMAGLEGEFQKRGVKILGLSVDPVENHAKWAIDIEETQGHKVNYPMIGDPELKVAKLYNMLPADAGNTSEGRTPANNAAVRTVFVIGPDKKIKLQLIYPMSTGRNFYEILRVIDSIQLTTNHKVSTPANWKVGEDVILAGTVSDEEGKKLYPDSFKKINSYIRTVAQPK
- a CDS encoding peroxiredoxin — protein: MAESRIPRIMEPAPDFEAKSTHGLIRLSDYTSRGKWVLLFSHPADFTPVCSTEFIEFARSYDDFEKINVQLIGVSIDSVFSHIAWVRDLEQIGGIQVKFPVIADLDQKVSSAYGLVHEAAADTATVRGVFAIDPKGTVRALIYYPMQLGRNIDELFRVFQALQTADANGVSCPANWRPGQPVIVAAPATVEDAAKRTSGAGTGLNVQSWYLSKKDLPIAK